A stretch of the Thermus thermophilus genome encodes the following:
- a CDS encoding DUF4212 domain-containing protein, whose protein sequence is MDREHLEAYWAKNLSLIRNLLVVWAVVAYVLGILLAPALNGIRLFGGPPLGFWIAQQGSIYVFIVLIFVYAARMQALDREYGVAD, encoded by the coding sequence ATGGACCGGGAGCACCTGGAAGCGTATTGGGCCAAGAACCTAAGCCTTATCCGGAACCTCCTCGTGGTCTGGGCGGTGGTGGCCTACGTGCTGGGCATCCTCCTCGCCCCCGCCCTGAACGGCATCCGCCTCTTCGGCGGGCCTCCCTTGGGCTTCTGGATCGCCCAGCAGGGGAGCATCTACGTCTTCATCGTGCTGATCTTCGTCTACGCGGCGCGGATGCAGGCCTTGGACCGGGAGTACGGCGTGGCGGACTAG
- a CDS encoding YebC/PmpR family DNA-binding transcriptional regulator yields the protein MAGHSKWAQIKRKKAANDLKRGKLISKHLRAIQAAARAGGSPYPEANVQLRNAIEAARADDVPMENIERLLQKLQGGGEGAEQYEEIVYEGYAPGGVALLVYALTDNRNRTASEVRHVFSKHGGSLGTTGSVAWQFERRGVIVCENTEAAQEAAIELGALDLEEEGENLTVYTEPTEAYRIAETLKAKGVRVEAVEVVQHPQNTVALPPEEAQKVMRLVEALEDLDDVQHVYTNLDPESLQVEA from the coding sequence ATGGCCGGTCACAGCAAATGGGCTCAGATTAAGCGCAAGAAGGCCGCGAACGACTTAAAGCGCGGCAAGCTCATCTCCAAGCACCTGCGGGCCATCCAGGCGGCGGCCCGCGCCGGGGGAAGCCCTTACCCCGAGGCCAACGTCCAGCTGAGAAACGCCATTGAGGCCGCCCGGGCCGACGACGTGCCCATGGAGAACATTGAGCGCCTCCTGCAGAAACTCCAAGGCGGCGGGGAAGGCGCCGAGCAGTACGAGGAGATCGTCTACGAGGGGTACGCCCCCGGCGGGGTGGCCCTTTTGGTCTACGCCCTCACCGACAACCGCAACCGCACCGCAAGCGAGGTGCGCCACGTCTTCAGCAAGCACGGGGGCTCCCTGGGCACCACGGGGAGCGTGGCCTGGCAGTTTGAGCGGCGGGGCGTGATCGTCTGCGAGAACACCGAGGCGGCCCAGGAGGCAGCCATTGAGCTTGGCGCCCTGGACCTGGAGGAGGAAGGGGAAAACCTCACCGTCTACACCGAGCCCACGGAGGCCTACCGGATCGCCGAGACCCTGAAGGCCAAGGGGGTGCGGGTAGAGGCGGTGGAGGTGGTGCAGCACCCCCAGAACACCGTCGCCCTCCCCCCGGAGGAGGCCCAGAAGGTGATGCGGCTCGTGGAGGCCCTGGAAGACCTGGACGACGTCCAACACGTCTACACCAACCTGGACCCCGAAAGCCTGCAGGTGGAGGCTTAA
- a CDS encoding DUF294 nucleotidyltransferase-like domain-containing protein: MERPLPPPLDALPEEAARAFLARGEEVVAEEGEVLLEAQGPPATHLYLVLEGEVALEEEGEEVERLGPGSFFGYPSLLSGASPVFTVRARGKTRLLRFPKEAFEALLAYPEAARFFGRGVAERLRLRPERVLEPGLARPVGELVQRPPVFVDPNASVEEAARRMREEGISSLLVRGEPLGILTDRDLRNRVLAEGLPPSTPVSQVATRPTFTLPADTPLLEAVAAMLERRIHHLPLTRGEEVVGVVTHTDLLAHQAQSPLALLRRVERLELARYGEEVARLVAGLFQAGVPALEIGRVVAGLNDALIRRLLQEAERTLGPPPVPYAFFVFGSEGRKEQALLTDQDNALALAEEGHEAYFQALAERVVEGLVAAGIPPCPGGYMATRWRLSLARWQEVFARWMEAPEPQALLDAQIFFDLRPVGGTLSLAALERLIQEKAKAGVFLYHLAQAALAFRPPLGLFGRVRTEEGFLDLKRHALAPIVSLARVYALMAGSPARRTPERLKQGAEKGALSLELAERLEEAYAFFFHLRLKAQLQALKEGRPPGNRVVYKALSPLERRRALEGFHAILEAQEALALRFQIRL, encoded by the coding sequence ATGGAAAGGCCCCTTCCTCCACCCCTTGACGCCCTCCCCGAGGAGGCGGCCCGGGCCTTCCTCGCCCGGGGGGAGGAGGTCGTGGCCGAAGAGGGGGAGGTCCTCCTCGAGGCCCAAGGCCCCCCCGCGACCCACCTCTACCTGGTCCTCGAGGGGGAGGTGGCCCTGGAGGAAGAGGGCGAGGAGGTGGAGCGGCTCGGCCCCGGGAGCTTCTTCGGCTACCCCTCCCTGCTTTCCGGGGCGAGCCCCGTCTTCACCGTGCGGGCCCGGGGGAAGACCCGCCTCCTCCGCTTCCCCAAGGAGGCCTTTGAGGCCCTCCTCGCCTACCCCGAGGCGGCCCGCTTCTTCGGCCGGGGGGTGGCGGAGCGCCTCAGGCTGCGGCCGGAGAGGGTCCTGGAGCCGGGCCTTGCCCGGCCCGTGGGGGAGCTGGTGCAACGCCCCCCCGTCTTCGTGGACCCCAACGCCTCCGTGGAGGAGGCGGCCCGGCGCATGCGGGAGGAGGGGATCTCCAGCCTCCTCGTCCGGGGGGAACCCCTGGGCATCCTCACGGACCGGGACCTGAGGAACCGGGTCCTGGCCGAGGGGCTTCCCCCCTCCACCCCGGTGAGCCAGGTGGCCACCCGGCCCACCTTCACCCTCCCCGCCGACACCCCCCTCCTGGAGGCGGTGGCCGCCATGCTGGAGCGCCGGATCCACCACCTCCCCCTCACCCGGGGGGAGGAGGTGGTGGGGGTGGTCACCCACACGGACCTCCTCGCCCACCAGGCGCAAAGCCCCCTGGCCCTCCTCCGGCGGGTGGAACGGCTGGAGCTCGCCCGCTACGGGGAGGAGGTGGCCCGGCTGGTGGCGGGCCTGTTCCAGGCGGGGGTCCCCGCCTTGGAGATCGGGCGGGTGGTGGCGGGGCTGAACGACGCCCTGATCCGCCGCCTCCTCCAGGAAGCGGAGCGGACCTTGGGCCCCCCGCCCGTCCCCTACGCCTTCTTCGTCTTCGGCTCCGAGGGCAGGAAGGAACAGGCCCTCCTCACCGACCAGGACAACGCCCTGGCCCTGGCCGAGGAGGGGCACGAGGCCTACTTCCAGGCCCTGGCCGAGCGGGTGGTGGAGGGGCTCGTGGCGGCGGGCATCCCTCCCTGCCCCGGAGGGTACATGGCCACCCGCTGGCGCCTGAGCCTCGCCCGCTGGCAGGAGGTCTTCGCCCGCTGGATGGAAGCCCCCGAGCCCCAGGCCCTCCTGGACGCCCAGATCTTCTTTGACCTCCGCCCCGTGGGAGGGACCCTCTCCCTGGCGGCGTTGGAGCGGCTCATCCAGGAGAAGGCCAAGGCCGGGGTCTTCCTCTACCACCTGGCCCAGGCGGCCCTCGCCTTCCGCCCGCCCTTGGGCCTCTTCGGCCGGGTGCGCACGGAGGAGGGGTTTCTTGACCTCAAGCGGCACGCCCTCGCCCCCATCGTGAGCCTCGCCCGGGTCTACGCCCTCATGGCGGGAAGCCCCGCGCGGCGTACCCCGGAGCGGCTTAAGCAGGGGGCAGAGAAGGGGGCCTTGAGCCTGGAGCTCGCCGAGAGGCTGGAAGAAGCCTACGCCTTCTTCTTCCACCTCCGCCTCAAGGCCCAGCTCCAGGCCCTGAAGGAGGGCAGGCCCCCGGGCAACCGTGTGGTCTACAAGGCCCTCTCCCCCCTGGAGAGGCGCCGGGCCCTCGAGGGGTTCCACGCCATCCTCGAGGCCCAGGAGGCCCTGGCCCTCCGCTTCCAG
- a CDS encoding sodium:solute symporter family protein, protein MSVEVWTWTIVILSFALYLGIGYWARVRETAGFYVAGRGVPPVANGAATAADWMSGASYISMAGLISFLGFDGAVYLMGWTGGYVLLALLLAPYLRKFGRYTVPEFVGDRYYSNLARVVAVIAAIFVSFVYAVPQLRGVGIVLSRYLGVDVATGVWAAVLVTAFIAVLGGMKGITWTQVAQYVVLITAYLIMGIALANLLTGNPIPQLAFTFSDFAVRLSELQVELGFKEYVAPFQNLSALNVFLITLTLMVGTAGLPHVIIRFYTVPKASDARWSAGWALIFIGLLYTTAPAIAVFSKYNLLNTLANKPLEEVRQIDWVQKWEKTGLLKLEDKNGDGILQMSGDPQVNEVTIDRDIIVLSTPEVAKLAPFIVGLVAAGGLAAALSTAAGLLIVIASAISHDLYTRLINPGASEATKLLIARVVIFLVVVLAAPFGINPPAFIAQLVAFAFGLAASTFFPAILLGIFDRRMNMQGAVAGMIVGLVFTASYIIGTKYLGWPNFVFGITAEGIGSIGMLLNFVVAYLVSRATPPPPQEIQRLVDEIRIPKGSAGSALEH, encoded by the coding sequence ATGAGCGTTGAGGTGTGGACCTGGACCATCGTCATCCTGAGCTTCGCCCTCTACCTCGGAATCGGCTACTGGGCCCGGGTGCGGGAAACTGCGGGCTTCTACGTGGCAGGCCGCGGCGTGCCCCCCGTGGCCAACGGGGCCGCCACCGCCGCCGACTGGATGTCGGGGGCGAGCTACATCTCCATGGCGGGCCTCATCAGCTTCCTGGGCTTTGACGGGGCCGTCTACCTCATGGGCTGGACGGGGGGGTACGTGCTCCTCGCCCTCCTCCTCGCCCCCTACCTCCGGAAGTTCGGCCGCTACACCGTGCCCGAGTTCGTCGGGGACCGGTACTACTCCAACCTGGCCCGGGTGGTGGCGGTGATCGCCGCCATCTTCGTCTCCTTTGTGTACGCCGTGCCCCAGCTCCGGGGCGTGGGCATCGTCCTCTCCCGCTACCTGGGGGTGGACGTGGCCACGGGGGTCTGGGCGGCGGTGCTGGTCACCGCCTTCATCGCCGTGCTGGGCGGGATGAAGGGGATCACCTGGACCCAGGTGGCCCAGTACGTGGTCCTCATCACCGCCTACCTCATCATGGGCATCGCCCTCGCCAACCTCCTCACCGGCAACCCCATCCCCCAGCTCGCCTTCACCTTCAGCGACTTCGCCGTGCGGCTGAGCGAGCTCCAGGTGGAGCTCGGCTTCAAGGAGTACGTCGCCCCCTTCCAGAACCTCTCCGCCCTCAACGTCTTCCTCATCACCCTGACCCTGATGGTGGGGACGGCGGGCCTGCCCCACGTGATCATCCGCTTCTACACGGTGCCCAAGGCCTCCGACGCCCGCTGGAGCGCGGGCTGGGCCTTGATCTTCATCGGCCTCCTCTACACCACCGCCCCCGCCATCGCCGTCTTCTCTAAGTACAACCTCCTGAACACCCTGGCCAACAAGCCCCTGGAGGAGGTGCGCCAGATTGACTGGGTCCAGAAGTGGGAGAAGACGGGCCTCCTGAAGCTTGAGGACAAGAACGGGGACGGCATCCTGCAGATGAGCGGGGACCCCCAGGTGAACGAGGTGACCATAGACCGGGACATCATCGTCCTCTCCACCCCGGAGGTGGCCAAGCTCGCCCCCTTCATCGTGGGCCTGGTGGCCGCAGGGGGCCTGGCCGCGGCGCTTTCCACGGCGGCGGGGCTCCTCATCGTCATCGCCAGCGCCATCAGCCACGACCTCTACACCCGGCTCATCAACCCGGGGGCCTCCGAGGCCACCAAGCTCCTCATCGCCCGGGTGGTCATCTTCCTGGTGGTGGTCTTGGCGGCCCCCTTCGGCATCAACCCGCCCGCCTTCATCGCCCAGCTCGTGGCCTTCGCCTTCGGGCTCGCCGCGAGCACCTTCTTCCCCGCCATCCTCCTCGGGATCTTTGACCGGCGGATGAACATGCAGGGGGCGGTGGCCGGGATGATCGTGGGGCTGGTCTTCACCGCCAGCTACATCATCGGCACCAAGTACCTGGGCTGGCCCAACTTCGTCTTCGGCATCACCGCCGAGGGCATCGGCAGCATCGGGATGCTCCTCAACTTCGTGGTGGCCTACCTGGTCTCCCGGGCCACGCCGCCGCCTCCCCAGGAGATCCAGCGCCTGGTGGACGAGATCCGCATCCCCAAGGGGAGCGCGGGCTCGGCCCTGGAGCACTAA